In Desulfarculaceae bacterium, the following are encoded in one genomic region:
- a CDS encoding cytidylate kinase-like family protein yields MAIITISRGSYSKGREVAEKVAQRLGYEEVSRDVLLEASEHFHIPEVKLVRAIHDAPSILDRFSHGRTCYLAFIKSALAQRAQADKLVYHGLAGHLLLNDLPHVVKVRIIADLEARVEAEMAREGLTQSQARDLLLKDDNERRKWTQNLYGVDPWDASLYDLVIHIHQLSVDDAVDFIVEAAGKQCFQTTPEAQRKADDLALACRVKAYLVQEDCVDVAVTSEFGNVMVYTKQGDRRAHQLEEKVKPLLLATPEINHLEVRTGQAFPPEAC; encoded by the coding sequence ATGGCTATAATCACCATATCCCGGGGCTCCTACAGCAAGGGCCGCGAAGTGGCCGAGAAGGTGGCCCAGCGCCTGGGCTACGAAGAGGTGAGCCGCGACGTGCTGCTGGAGGCCTCGGAGCACTTCCATATTCCCGAGGTCAAGCTGGTGCGGGCCATTCACGACGCGCCCTCCATCCTGGACCGCTTCAGCCACGGCCGCACCTGCTACCTGGCCTTCATCAAGAGCGCCCTGGCCCAGCGGGCCCAGGCCGACAAACTGGTCTACCACGGCCTGGCCGGGCACCTGCTCCTGAATGACCTGCCCCACGTGGTCAAGGTGCGCATCATCGCGGACCTGGAGGCGCGGGTGGAAGCGGAGATGGCCCGCGAGGGCCTGACCCAGAGCCAGGCCCGCGACCTTTTGCTAAAGGACGACAACGAGCGGCGCAAGTGGACCCAGAACCTGTACGGGGTGGACCCCTGGGACGCCTCGCTCTACGACCTGGTCATCCATATTCATCAGCTCAGCGTTGACGACGCGGTGGACTTCATCGTGGAGGCGGCGGGCAAGCAATGCTTCCAGACCACACCCGAGGCCCAGCGCAAGGCGGACGACCTGGCCCTGGCCTGCCGGGTGAAGGCCTATCTGGTGCAGGAAGACTGCGTGGACGTGGCGGTGACCAGCGAGTTCGGCAACGTGATGGTCTACACCAAGCAGGGCGACCGCCGGGCCCATCAGCTGGAAGAGAAGGTAAAGCCCCTGTTGTTGGCCACGCCGGAGATCAACCACCTGGAGGTGCGCACCGGCCAGGCCTTCCCGCCGGAGGCTTGTTGA
- a CDS encoding SLC13 family permease, which yields MPELTFDMVLVMVMIGIAVFLFIVEWVRVDVVAILMMVTLPLLHLVTPAQAFSGLSSNAVVSIIAVIIIGAGLDKTGVVNRLVGPILKVAGNSQSRIIIFISLTVAIISSFMQNIGAAALFLPAVQRISKNLKIPISKLLMPIGFSAILGGTVTLVGSSPLILLNDLMLPFKLKPFGLFDVTPVGLALVAAGIAVFVFFGRFILPGGKGEEHSAAEEEREQQNHVLEELGHPWELKTPEDFTHYREPVTVDSLRRRYLVNVVGLVEPPDFKILGPAPDLEVRSGVDLVVYGQEKDVKRMAEEEGLELKPELELFKGDLADHASGTVEAVVAPRSNLAGKSLAQVDLAERFSVTPLAVYRQGVTYRAELGSMVLRVGDAILLHGTWKRLELLHAEGSLLFTTPLDADQLRPEKAMFAGIWLAVALVMVIVFKIQLSVCLMTGALGMIITRVLSIDEAYQAVDWRTVFLLGGLIPLGIATEKSGAAAWIAHTVLNAIGTVEPIVLLAVIGLLATVFTLVISNVGATVLLVPLVVNMALAAHTDPRMAALVVGLATSNSFILPTHQVNALYMGPGRYRSVDFMKAGTVVSIVFLVVMIAMLYLFY from the coding sequence ATGATCGGGATCGCGGTGTTTTTATTCATCGTGGAATGGGTGCGGGTGGACGTGGTGGCCATCCTGATGATGGTCACCCTTCCCCTGCTGCATTTGGTAACCCCGGCCCAGGCCTTTTCGGGCCTGTCCTCCAACGCGGTGGTGAGCATCATCGCGGTGATCATCATCGGGGCGGGGCTGGACAAGACCGGGGTGGTCAACCGGCTGGTGGGGCCCATCCTCAAGGTGGCGGGCAACAGCCAGTCGCGCATCATCATTTTCATCTCCCTCACCGTGGCCATCATCTCCAGCTTCATGCAGAACATCGGCGCGGCCGCCCTGTTCTTGCCGGCGGTGCAGCGCATCAGCAAGAACCTCAAGATACCCATCAGCAAGCTTCTTATGCCGATTGGTTTTTCGGCCATCCTGGGCGGCACGGTGACCCTGGTGGGCTCCAGCCCCCTGATCCTTTTGAACGACCTGATGTTGCCTTTCAAGCTCAAACCCTTCGGCCTGTTCGACGTGACCCCGGTGGGCCTGGCCCTGGTGGCCGCGGGCATCGCGGTGTTCGTGTTCTTCGGGCGCTTCATCCTGCCCGGGGGCAAGGGCGAGGAGCACAGCGCGGCCGAGGAGGAGCGCGAGCAGCAAAACCACGTGCTGGAGGAGCTGGGCCATCCTTGGGAGCTGAAGACCCCCGAGGACTTCACCCACTACCGCGAGCCGGTGACCGTGGACAGCCTGCGCCGCCGCTATTTGGTCAACGTGGTGGGCCTGGTGGAGCCGCCAGACTTCAAGATCCTGGGCCCGGCCCCGGACCTGGAGGTCCGCTCCGGGGTGGACCTGGTGGTCTACGGCCAGGAAAAAGACGTCAAACGCATGGCCGAGGAAGAGGGCCTGGAGCTCAAGCCCGAGCTGGAGCTGTTCAAGGGCGACCTGGCCGACCATGCCTCGGGCACGGTGGAGGCGGTGGTGGCCCCCCGCTCCAACCTGGCCGGCAAGAGCCTGGCCCAGGTGGACCTGGCCGAGCGCTTCTCGGTGACCCCTCTGGCGGTGTACCGTCAGGGCGTGACCTACCGCGCCGAGCTGGGTTCCATGGTGCTCCGGGTGGGCGACGCCATCCTTCTGCACGGCACCTGGAAGCGCCTGGAGCTGTTGCACGCCGAGGGCAGCCTTCTGTTCACCACCCCCCTGGACGCGGACCAGCTCCGGCCGGAGAAGGCCATGTTCGCGGGCATCTGGCTGGCGGTGGCCCTGGTCATGGTCATCGTGTTCAAGATCCAGCTTTCGGTGTGCCTGATGACCGGAGCCCTGGGCATGATCATCACCCGGGTGTTGTCCATCGACGAGGCCTACCAGGCGGTGGACTGGCGCACCGTGTTCTTGCTGGGCGGCCTGATCCCCCTGGGCATCGCCACCGAGAAGAGCGGTGCCGCGGCCTGGATAGCGCATACTGTATTAAACGCCATCGGCACGGTGGAGCCCATCGTGCTCCTGGCGGTGATCGGTCTGCTGGCCACCGTGTTCACCCTGGTCATCAGCAACGTGGGCGCCACGGTGCTTCTGGTGCCCCTGGTGGTGAACATGGCCCTGGCCGCCCACACCGATCCGCGCATGGCGGCCCTGGTGGTGGGCCTGGCCACCAGCAACTCCTTCATCCTGCCCACCCACCAGGTGAACGCGCTCTACATGGGGCCGGGGCGGTATCGCAGCGTGGACTTCATGAAAGCGGGCACCGTGGTCAGCATCGTCTTCCTGGTGGTGATGATCGCCATGCTCTATCTGTTCTACTAA